The proteins below come from a single Nitrosospira sp. Is2 genomic window:
- a CDS encoding ABC transporter ATP-binding protein/permease, which translates to MRATRLEKPPASRNDWKTIRSLLPYLWEFKGRVVLALALLVMAKLANVSVPLVLKEIIDTLDQPRAMLTLPVLLLAGYGALRLCSTLFGELRDAVFAKVTQRAIRRVAIQVFGHLHALSLRFHLQRQTGGVSRDIERGTRGISFLLNFMLFNILPTLLEISLVAIILISRYDIWFSVIIFATLAAYIALTLTVTEWRMIFRRTMNDMDSKANTQAIDSLLNYETVKYFGNESWEARRYDAHMEKWEAAAIRNQTSLAALNSGQSAIIAVGATLLLWLAADGVIEGTMSLGDLVLVNAFMLQLYMPLHFLGFVYREIKHSLADMEKMFSLLAENEEIKDRPDAAELVLRDPAVRFERVNFGYESNRQILYDVSFEIPAGRNIAVVGHSGSGKSTLARLLFRFYDVTSGRILISGQNISEVTQRSLRAAIGIVPQDSVLFNDSIYYNIAYGRPDATREEVFEAARSAHIYDFIESLPDKYETMVGERGLKLSGGEKQRVAIARAILKKPAILIFDEATSALDSKSEKLIQAELKRIASTRTTLTIAHRLSTIVDADQILVMDKGHIIERGAHRELLAAHGTYAHMWELQQQEEQTQLKLEHDVLVPQIPL; encoded by the coding sequence ATGCGTGCCACCCGTTTGGAAAAGCCGCCCGCTAGTCGCAATGACTGGAAAACCATCCGCTCCTTGCTGCCATACCTTTGGGAGTTCAAAGGCAGGGTAGTGCTCGCATTGGCGCTGCTCGTCATGGCCAAGCTCGCCAATGTTTCCGTGCCGCTGGTTCTCAAAGAAATCATCGACACACTCGACCAGCCGCGCGCCATGCTGACACTGCCGGTCCTATTGCTGGCAGGTTACGGGGCTTTGCGCCTATGCAGTACGCTCTTTGGCGAATTGCGCGATGCAGTATTTGCCAAAGTAACGCAACGCGCCATCCGCCGGGTGGCCATCCAGGTATTCGGCCATCTGCACGCCCTGTCCCTGCGCTTCCACTTGCAACGCCAGACGGGCGGGGTGTCACGGGACATAGAGCGTGGAACCAGGGGAATCTCGTTCCTGCTCAATTTCATGCTGTTTAATATTCTGCCGACTCTGCTGGAAATCAGCCTGGTGGCGATCATTTTAATCTCTCGATACGACATCTGGTTTTCGGTGATCATCTTCGCTACATTGGCCGCCTATATTGCCCTTACGCTCACCGTGACGGAGTGGCGCATGATTTTCCGGCGCACGATGAACGACATGGACTCGAAAGCGAATACCCAGGCCATTGACAGCCTATTGAACTATGAGACGGTCAAGTACTTTGGCAACGAATCATGGGAAGCGCGACGCTATGACGCGCACATGGAGAAGTGGGAAGCCGCGGCGATACGCAACCAGACTTCCCTCGCAGCGCTGAATTCCGGGCAAAGCGCCATCATTGCGGTAGGCGCCACTTTATTGCTTTGGCTGGCGGCTGATGGGGTGATCGAAGGCACCATGTCGCTGGGCGACCTGGTGCTGGTCAATGCGTTCATGCTCCAGCTATACATGCCGTTGCACTTTCTGGGCTTCGTTTACCGCGAAATAAAACATTCCCTGGCTGACATGGAAAAAATGTTCAGTTTACTCGCGGAGAACGAGGAAATAAAAGACAGACCAGACGCGGCCGAGCTTGTCCTGCGGGATCCGGCCGTCCGTTTCGAACGCGTGAACTTCGGCTACGAGTCCAACCGCCAGATCTTGTATGACGTGAGCTTCGAGATTCCGGCGGGCCGGAATATAGCAGTGGTAGGGCACAGCGGATCGGGCAAGTCGACATTGGCGCGACTGCTTTTCCGCTTCTACGATGTTACCAGCGGCCGCATCCTGATAAGCGGACAGAACATAAGCGAGGTGACACAGAGAAGCTTGCGCGCCGCCATTGGTATCGTTCCCCAGGACTCGGTCCTGTTCAATGACAGCATTTATTACAATATCGCCTACGGGCGCCCTGACGCGACCAGAGAAGAGGTTTTCGAAGCGGCCAGGTCGGCGCATATTTACGATTTCATCGAAAGCCTGCCCGATAAATATGAAACCATGGTGGGAGAACGCGGATTAAAGCTTTCGGGGGGAGAAAAGCAACGTGTGGCTATTGCACGCGCCATCCTGAAAAAACCGGCAATTCTCATCTTCGATGAAGCCACCTCAGCGCTGGACTCGAAATCGGAAAAACTGATTCAGGCAGAACTGAAGCGCATCGCTTCAACACGCACCACCCTCACAATTGCCCACCGGTTGTCCACAATCGTCGATGCGGACCAGATTCTGGTAATGGACAAGGGCCATATCATCGAACGAGGCGCGCATAGAGAACTTCTTGCGGCGCATGGAACGTACGCCCATATGTGGGAACTGCAGCAGCAGGAAGAACAGACTCAGCTAAAGTTAGAACATGACGTGTTAGTGCCCCAGATTCCGCTGTGA
- a CDS encoding multidrug efflux RND transporter permease subunit: MTRFFITRPIFASVLSIIIVLAGLVAALQLPIAQYPQIAPPTVLITATFPGASADTLTKTVAAPIEEQLSGVEGLLYFDSSADSSGTLTITATFELGTNIDQATFNISNRVNIALPRLPNEVRQTGIIVQKRSTDLLMAIAMTSKDKKYDTLFLSNYVTLNMLDELKRTKGVGEVSLMGTQNYSMRIWQRPDRMAQLGVTTSDIIAAVKVQNAQYAAGKIGQEPATSDQQLIYTVNAKGRLLEPEEFGNIIVRADGPRGVLHLKDVARLELGSQDYNVRNAMDGEPVVGILIYLQIGANALETADAVKAKMEELKQRFPEGMGYELPYDTSHFVKASIWEVVKTLGEAMILVVFVVYLFLQSWRATLIPIIAVPISLIGTFAGLWLFGFSINTLTLFAMVLSIGIVVDDAIVVLENIERLMDEEKLSPMKAAVRSMEQVARAVVAIVLVLCAVFVPVAFMGGIAGELYRQFAVTVAVAVIISGVVALTLTPALCAILLKHTHGESAFFRAFNKGFGRLTDFYTGTVTLTLRHTIVGTLVFAAIIGLAIYLIKTVPNSFVPPEDQGYVVASIIMPDGATLARTIKTTESLRSAMASEPAVATQFAVYGFDLIGNANKPNAATMYVDMKDWSERTATAGDVIKKLFDTGSQLPDGLAIAFNPPTIHGLGNAGGFEVYVQTRAGADPLQLSSVVNNFIDALNQEPRLAPTTTFFRPSVPQFFVEVDQAKAISQGVAVADVYATLQSMIGSLYVNDFNRSGRTYRVQLQADAEYRMTEEDLGRVYVRSESGGMVPLSALSKVKSVVGAEQLERFNGLLAAKLFGSAAPGVSSGDAIKLVEEIAEKSLPDNYQIAWTAQAYQEKRTGSAAVFAFTFAIIMVFLILAAQFETWALPLAVIMAVPFALAGALLAVLIRGMPNDIYFQVGLITLIGLAAKNAILIVEFASQKMREGMPVAQAAVEAARLRFRPIVMTSMAFVLGIVPLVIATGAGAAARQSMGTGVLGGMLLATFVATIFIPLFFTWLTREHVPQRDESMQEERA; encoded by the coding sequence ATGACCAGATTCTTCATCACCCGTCCGATCTTTGCATCGGTGCTGTCTATCATCATTGTTCTAGCCGGACTGGTCGCAGCGTTGCAACTCCCCATTGCGCAATATCCCCAGATCGCGCCGCCCACAGTGCTGATCACCGCGACGTTTCCCGGCGCCAGCGCGGATACACTCACCAAAACCGTTGCCGCTCCGATCGAGGAGCAGCTGAGCGGAGTGGAAGGCTTGCTCTACTTCGACTCCAGCGCTGACTCCAGCGGCACGTTGACCATCACCGCCACATTCGAGCTGGGCACGAACATTGATCAGGCTACGTTCAACATCAGTAATCGCGTGAATATTGCGTTGCCGCGTTTGCCGAACGAGGTTCGCCAAACCGGCATCATAGTGCAAAAGCGTTCGACCGATCTTTTGATGGCAATAGCGATGACATCGAAAGATAAGAAGTACGACACGCTTTTTCTCAGCAATTACGTGACACTCAATATGCTGGATGAGCTGAAACGCACCAAAGGCGTGGGTGAAGTGAGTTTGATGGGTACCCAGAACTATTCCATGCGCATCTGGCAGCGTCCCGATCGCATGGCCCAGCTTGGGGTTACCACTAGTGACATTATTGCGGCAGTCAAGGTGCAAAATGCGCAATACGCAGCGGGCAAAATCGGCCAGGAACCGGCAACGTCTGATCAGCAGCTAATCTATACGGTTAATGCCAAGGGTCGGCTGCTGGAACCCGAGGAATTCGGTAACATCATCGTGCGTGCCGATGGGCCGCGTGGGGTACTCCACCTTAAAGACGTGGCACGTCTCGAGCTCGGTTCACAAGACTACAATGTACGTAACGCGATGGATGGCGAACCCGTTGTTGGTATCCTCATCTATTTGCAAATTGGTGCGAACGCGTTGGAGACCGCCGATGCGGTCAAGGCGAAAATGGAGGAATTGAAGCAACGCTTTCCTGAAGGAATGGGTTATGAGCTACCTTACGATACCAGCCATTTTGTCAAAGCCTCGATCTGGGAGGTAGTCAAGACGCTGGGCGAGGCGATGATACTGGTGGTCTTTGTTGTCTACCTGTTCCTGCAAAGCTGGCGCGCAACCCTGATCCCCATCATCGCCGTGCCCATTTCGCTGATTGGCACCTTCGCGGGCCTGTGGCTGTTCGGCTTCTCCATCAATACGCTCACCCTATTTGCCATGGTCTTGTCCATCGGCATCGTGGTGGATGATGCCATAGTGGTGCTGGAAAACATCGAGCGTCTCATGGACGAGGAAAAACTCTCGCCCATGAAAGCGGCGGTCCGCTCCATGGAACAGGTTGCGCGTGCCGTGGTGGCGATCGTATTGGTGCTATGCGCGGTTTTCGTGCCCGTGGCGTTCATGGGCGGAATTGCGGGTGAACTCTATCGACAGTTCGCAGTAACAGTAGCCGTGGCTGTCATCATATCGGGCGTGGTGGCGCTGACCTTGACGCCCGCCTTGTGCGCCATCCTGCTGAAGCACACGCACGGCGAGTCCGCATTCTTCCGCGCATTCAACAAGGGGTTCGGTCGCTTGACCGATTTCTATACCGGTACGGTCACCCTTACATTGCGACATACCATCGTTGGCACGCTCGTATTTGCCGCCATCATAGGTCTCGCGATCTATCTGATCAAGACTGTTCCCAACAGCTTTGTGCCTCCTGAAGATCAAGGTTATGTCGTAGCTTCAATTATCATGCCCGATGGCGCCACCTTGGCACGAACCATTAAAACCACGGAGTCATTGCGCAGCGCGATGGCGAGCGAACCAGCAGTCGCTACGCAGTTTGCAGTGTATGGGTTCGATCTGATCGGGAATGCCAATAAGCCCAACGCGGCAACAATGTATGTCGATATGAAAGACTGGTCTGAACGTACTGCCACCGCAGGGGACGTGATAAAGAAATTGTTCGACACCGGATCGCAGCTGCCGGATGGATTGGCTATCGCGTTCAATCCGCCGACCATCCACGGGCTAGGTAATGCAGGCGGCTTTGAAGTCTACGTGCAAACGCGGGCTGGTGCCGATCCGCTGCAGTTGTCGAGCGTGGTCAATAACTTCATCGACGCCCTGAATCAGGAACCGCGCCTGGCGCCCACCACCACTTTTTTCCGTCCTTCCGTGCCGCAATTCTTTGTCGAAGTGGATCAAGCCAAAGCGATATCGCAGGGCGTAGCGGTCGCGGATGTGTACGCTACCTTGCAAAGCATGATCGGGTCACTCTATGTCAACGATTTTAATCGCTCGGGACGGACCTACCGCGTGCAACTACAGGCTGACGCCGAATACCGGATGACCGAGGAAGACTTGGGCAGAGTGTATGTGCGGTCTGAATCCGGCGGGATGGTGCCACTGTCCGCCTTGAGTAAGGTAAAAAGTGTTGTCGGCGCGGAACAGTTGGAGCGTTTTAACGGCCTGCTCGCGGCTAAATTGTTCGGTAGTGCCGCCCCCGGCGTAAGCTCGGGTGATGCGATCAAGCTGGTAGAAGAAATTGCGGAGAAGAGCTTGCCGGATAACTACCAGATTGCCTGGACAGCACAGGCCTACCAGGAAAAGCGCACCGGTTCTGCCGCGGTTTTCGCCTTCACGTTCGCCATTATCATGGTATTTCTCATCCTGGCTGCGCAGTTCGAGACCTGGGCGCTGCCGCTGGCGGTCATCATGGCCGTGCCTTTCGCCCTGGCGGGCGCGTTACTTGCCGTGCTGATTCGCGGAATGCCCAACGATATTTATTTCCAGGTAGGCTTGATTACGCTGATAGGGCTGGCAGCCAAGAACGCCATTCTGATCGTGGAATTCGCCAGCCAGAAGATGCGGGAAGGGATGCCGGTGGCGCAGGCCGCGGTTGAAGCCGCGCGCCTGCGCTTTCGCCCCATTGTCATGACTTCCATGGCCTTTGTGCTGGGAATCGTGCCGCTGGTGATCGCAACCGGGGCAGGAGCGGCGGCGCGCCAATCGATGGGCACCGGCGTTTTAGGCGGCATGTTGCTCGCCACTTTTGTCGCCACGATCTTTATTCCCCTGTTCTTCACCTGGCTCACCCGTGAGCACGTGCCCCAGCGGGATGAAAGCATGCAGGAGGAAAGGGCATGA
- a CDS encoding CheR family methyltransferase: MTRSDEEKSPRDDGSPRSDSWFTESELPDAGLLEGPAKAIEQPLFPIIGVGASAGGVEALQILCRSLPSTIEAAYVVVVHLAPDHESQLASILAKSTTMSVVQVVSDMTVEAGMVYVIPPNHYLILQRNTLHLELMPQPRPHPRAVDRLFISLAEEQQDRAICIVLTGADHDGTVGLKAIKAAGGMVIAQLPGTAQHPSMPTSAIDTGLVDYVLPIEKMGEALEGYISRSRLWQTPPFHEPPAEEVQVLKEIISLLSSRGGGDFRGYKEGMLMRRTKRRMALLGLPSLDAYTAFLKENPPEVLALGEDFLIKVTEFFREPAAWNALEQEVIPKIVETLSPGQPLRIWVAGCASGEEAYSMGIALLEFISKGGLDIKVNIIGSDLDYPALETARGGSYPESITTVLKPNLLARYFVRTETGRFAVRKELRERVMFSQHNIIADPPFSHMHLISCRNLLIYLKPEVQDKLLRMFHFALNPEGYLFLGKSETVGECHELFTPMDRQHRIYRALPMKRKVPVKLPLIAETSPTRPSIAEGQAPRVAHAELVRELLLKQRSATAVLIDRDGQVLYFYGPTREFIWHPEGTATRDLLSMVSDEMRMALRAIIHSVRKEDKPGEIVLPPNPGPQGIERQLRIRAIKAGEESGGLVLITFEHENVGMASNQAVSDTESWARRQLEDDLRMTRLDLEASIQALEANNVELRIAHEEALSMNEELQSANEELETSKEELQSVNEELSSVNSDLERTVGQLQIANDDLANLLASSEFPILFLDSELKIKRFTPASRKLFNLIPSDIGRPIGDLASALEPGDMVTLARKVQSSRVATETEVHTRDGHFYLRRILPYFLEHDHVSGVVITFAPVDMLKQAEQELRESEKRFRTLADTAPVFIWISGLKASLEFVSRRFIDETGQSEENLLGVKWHRLLYKADLPGYLRACAAAEAARKGYDHELRLQKADGSYSWMRFVGVPRFEDEQLTGFVGSSVDIQYHKDAEEKLRNADRRKDEFLATLGHELRNPLSPIRNAAQALQLVNSNDPRIASAGATITRQVDHITHLVDDLLDVARLTRGTLSLRIATVDMGEVIRHAVDSTRALMDERRHELITSLGDAPLLIQGDAVRLTQIIENLLTNAAKFTDVGGKILLDARREGQELVLQVKDNGIGIPARMLPRIFELFTQEERAVRKSSSGLGIGLSLVSQLVSLHGGSIDAFSAGAGQGSTFTLRLPALDIGAERPKVQRSAPASGEGRILIVDDNVDSADTMGIIMASFGYEVRTAYDSASAIAEAVAFVPQVALLDLSTPEPDGMSLAEHFQQMPETKKTLLIAYSGYGRQEDIEKTTKAGFAHHLVKPVDAETIHKLIQSMIPGEG, encoded by the coding sequence ATGACACGATCCGATGAAGAAAAATCCCCGCGGGATGATGGTTCGCCGCGCTCCGATTCCTGGTTCACGGAAAGCGAACTACCAGACGCGGGTTTATTGGAAGGCCCCGCCAAAGCAATTGAACAGCCACTGTTTCCCATTATTGGGGTGGGTGCTTCTGCGGGAGGGGTGGAAGCGTTACAGATTCTGTGCCGTTCTCTTCCCTCGACTATCGAGGCGGCTTACGTTGTCGTGGTGCATCTCGCTCCGGATCACGAGAGCCAACTGGCGAGTATTTTGGCAAAAAGCACCACGATGAGCGTTGTACAGGTGGTAAGCGACATGACCGTCGAGGCGGGCATGGTATACGTTATTCCGCCCAATCATTACCTGATATTGCAACGCAATACCTTACATCTCGAGCTAATGCCCCAGCCTCGCCCACACCCGCGGGCAGTCGACCGCCTTTTCATATCGCTTGCCGAAGAACAGCAGGACAGGGCCATCTGCATAGTACTAACGGGGGCTGACCATGATGGCACCGTCGGCCTAAAAGCCATTAAAGCGGCCGGTGGTATGGTCATCGCCCAACTCCCTGGAACCGCGCAACACCCGTCGATGCCGACGAGCGCTATTGATACCGGGCTCGTCGATTATGTATTACCAATCGAAAAGATGGGGGAAGCACTCGAGGGTTATATCAGTCGATCCCGGCTGTGGCAAACTCCGCCGTTTCACGAACCGCCAGCGGAAGAAGTCCAGGTTCTGAAAGAAATTATTTCTCTTTTATCGTCCCGAGGCGGAGGTGACTTCCGCGGATACAAGGAGGGCATGCTAATGCGGCGCACTAAGCGGCGTATGGCATTGTTGGGGCTGCCCTCGCTGGACGCCTATACAGCCTTCCTTAAAGAAAATCCCCCCGAAGTCCTCGCGCTGGGAGAGGATTTTTTGATCAAGGTCACAGAATTCTTTCGTGAACCCGCGGCATGGAACGCGCTGGAGCAAGAGGTCATACCAAAGATAGTGGAAACTTTAAGCCCCGGCCAGCCCCTGCGGATCTGGGTAGCGGGCTGTGCCAGCGGTGAAGAAGCGTATAGCATGGGCATCGCCTTGCTCGAATTCATAAGCAAGGGGGGGCTGGACATCAAAGTGAATATCATTGGCTCCGACCTCGACTACCCTGCACTTGAGACGGCGCGGGGCGGCAGCTATCCGGAAAGCATTACTACGGTTTTAAAGCCGAACCTCCTGGCGCGGTATTTCGTAAGAACCGAGACAGGACGGTTCGCAGTGCGAAAAGAACTGCGGGAACGCGTCATGTTTTCCCAGCACAACATTATTGCCGACCCGCCATTTTCCCATATGCACTTGATCAGTTGCCGAAATCTCCTGATTTACCTCAAGCCCGAAGTTCAGGACAAACTGCTGCGCATGTTTCATTTCGCGCTAAATCCGGAGGGATATCTTTTTCTCGGAAAATCCGAAACAGTTGGAGAGTGCCACGAGCTTTTTACACCGATGGACCGGCAGCATCGGATCTACCGCGCCTTGCCAATGAAGCGCAAGGTGCCTGTCAAGCTGCCGCTGATTGCTGAGACCTCCCCCACACGGCCCAGCATTGCAGAGGGGCAGGCGCCTCGGGTGGCTCATGCTGAACTGGTGCGCGAACTCCTGCTTAAGCAGCGGTCGGCGACAGCAGTTCTGATCGATCGGGACGGGCAGGTGTTGTACTTTTATGGTCCGACGCGTGAATTCATATGGCACCCGGAAGGGACAGCAACGCGGGATTTACTCTCGATGGTATCCGACGAGATGCGCATGGCTCTGCGGGCGATCATTCACTCCGTGCGCAAAGAAGACAAACCCGGCGAGATCGTGCTACCGCCGAATCCGGGGCCGCAAGGAATCGAGCGTCAGTTGCGTATCAGAGCCATCAAGGCGGGGGAAGAGAGCGGGGGTCTGGTACTCATTACGTTCGAGCATGAGAATGTGGGCATGGCGTCGAACCAGGCGGTCAGCGATACGGAGTCGTGGGCAAGGCGTCAGCTTGAGGACGACCTGCGCATGACGAGGCTGGACCTGGAAGCGTCCATACAGGCACTCGAGGCGAATAATGTCGAGCTTCGGATCGCCCATGAAGAGGCGTTATCAATGAACGAGGAGCTTCAGTCCGCCAACGAGGAACTGGAGACATCGAAAGAAGAACTGCAATCGGTCAATGAAGAGCTGAGCAGCGTCAATTCTGATCTGGAGCGAACCGTCGGACAACTCCAGATAGCCAACGACGATCTGGCCAATCTGCTGGCAAGTAGCGAATTTCCCATTCTTTTTCTCGATAGCGAACTTAAAATCAAACGGTTCACGCCTGCCTCCCGCAAGTTGTTCAATCTCATCCCATCAGATATAGGGCGTCCGATTGGTGATCTTGCTTCAGCGCTGGAACCCGGCGATATGGTTACCCTGGCGCGGAAGGTTCAGTCGTCCCGGGTAGCAACCGAAACCGAAGTTCATACCCGCGACGGGCATTTTTACCTGCGCCGGATCTTGCCCTACTTCCTCGAGCACGATCATGTGAGCGGAGTAGTGATTACTTTTGCCCCGGTCGATATGCTCAAACAGGCGGAGCAAGAGCTCCGGGAAAGCGAGAAACGCTTCCGTACCCTTGCTGATACTGCACCCGTGTTTATCTGGATCAGCGGTCTCAAGGCATCGCTGGAATTCGTGAGCCGGCGTTTCATCGATGAGACCGGGCAAAGTGAAGAAAATTTGCTCGGCGTAAAATGGCACAGGCTCCTTTACAAGGCCGATCTGCCGGGTTACCTGAGGGCCTGCGCCGCGGCGGAAGCCGCTCGCAAGGGATATGACCATGAGTTGAGATTGCAAAAGGCCGACGGTAGCTATAGCTGGATGCGCTTTGTCGGTGTGCCGCGCTTCGAGGACGAACAACTTACGGGCTTCGTCGGCTCGAGTGTCGATATTCAATACCACAAAGACGCGGAAGAAAAGCTGCGTAACGCTGACAGACGCAAGGATGAATTCCTTGCCACCCTCGGGCATGAGCTGAGAAACCCGTTGTCTCCCATACGCAACGCGGCACAGGCCTTGCAGCTGGTTAACTCCAATGATCCCCGCATTGCTTCGGCTGGGGCGACGATCACCCGCCAGGTGGATCATATTACCCATCTGGTGGACGATTTGCTCGATGTTGCCCGGCTCACCCGGGGGACGCTCAGTTTACGGATAGCAACCGTGGATATGGGAGAGGTCATCCGTCATGCCGTGGATTCGACGAGAGCGTTAATGGATGAACGGCGGCATGAGTTGATTACGTCACTCGGGGATGCGCCGCTTCTTATTCAGGGCGACGCTGTCCGCCTTACCCAGATCATCGAAAATCTTCTCACCAACGCGGCCAAATTCACAGACGTAGGGGGCAAAATTTTGCTGGACGCCCGCCGCGAGGGTCAGGAGTTGGTGTTACAGGTGAAGGACAACGGAATCGGCATACCCGCCCGCATGCTGCCAAGAATCTTCGAGCTGTTTACGCAGGAGGAGCGCGCAGTGCGAAAGTCGAGCAGCGGCCTTGGCATCGGCCTGTCGCTGGTATCTCAGCTCGTGTCGCTGCACGGAGGTTCGATTGATGCTTTCAGCGCCGGTGCGGGCCAGGGCAGTACGTTCACACTTCGGCTTCCCGCCCTTGATATAGGGGCCGAACGACCCAAAGTCCAGCGATCCGCGCCTGCGTCCGGGGAGGGGCGTATTCTGATCGTTGATGATAATGTGGACAGCGCTGATACTATGGGCATAATAATGGCCTCGTTTGGATACGAAGTGCGGACAGCCTATGATTCCGCGTCAGCCATTGCCGAGGCCGTAGCATTTGTTCCGCAGGTCGCTTTGCTCGATTTGAGCACGCCTGAACCGGATGGCATGTCGCTGGCGGAGCATTTTCAGCAGATGCCAGAGACAAAAAAAACGCTGCTGATCGCTTACAGCGGCTACGGGCGGCAGGAGGATATTGAGAAAACAACGAAGGCAGGCTTCGCTCATCATCTGGTCAAACCGGTCGACGCCGAAACCATTCACAAGCTAATACAATCGATGATACCAGGTGAGGGATAA
- a CDS encoding efflux transporter outer membrane subunit — protein MMTSVSRARVRSAWAWIWLLLPSLLLMSCAMGPDYVRPHIETAEKFRMAETEGQSIANLPWWELLRDEELQRLIRQALTENRDLKQAVASVEELQARLATTRFDFFPKLEANANAPAFGTIGGFQIPGFPTPFNYFGQGTLNWEIDIWGRIRRSNEAVRAEMMAREENRRAVILTLVSSVAQAYFDLLQFDMQLDIARNALHSWEESVALARAQLQGGIISRLDVDQFEAERARAATRLAELERQRVQKENELSVLLGKNPVPVARGRMLTEQLMPPQVPAGLPSELLQRRPDILQAEQTLAAATARIGMAKAARFPKLTITGFLGVASPALSNLLLSGSEFGVGGLGLAGPLLNAQSLGFEQRATEAQARQVLAQYEQTILLAFKEVEDSLVAVRTFNDQRKSQEDQVNSLRSALNVANLRYQGGITSYVDVLLAKRNLFDAEFALTSTHRFHLVSVVQLYKALGGGWATQ, from the coding sequence ATGATGACATCAGTTTCACGAGCGCGCGTCCGCAGTGCGTGGGCATGGATATGGTTGCTTTTGCCAAGCCTGCTGCTGATGTCATGCGCAATGGGGCCGGATTACGTCCGGCCCCATATCGAAACTGCGGAAAAGTTTCGCATGGCGGAAACGGAAGGGCAATCCATTGCCAACCTCCCGTGGTGGGAACTCCTGCGTGACGAAGAGCTTCAGCGACTCATCCGCCAGGCGCTCACGGAAAACAGGGACCTCAAGCAGGCGGTTGCCAGTGTGGAAGAGCTCCAGGCTCGCCTGGCGACAACGCGCTTTGACTTTTTTCCCAAGTTAGAAGCGAACGCTAATGCGCCTGCGTTCGGCACCATCGGGGGCTTTCAGATCCCGGGATTCCCCACGCCTTTCAATTATTTTGGCCAAGGCACGCTCAATTGGGAAATCGATATCTGGGGCCGGATCCGTCGTTCGAATGAGGCTGTTCGGGCAGAGATGATGGCGCGCGAGGAAAACCGGCGCGCCGTGATCCTGACCCTAGTGAGCTCGGTAGCACAGGCCTATTTCGATCTTCTGCAATTTGACATGCAGTTGGACATTGCCCGCAATGCCTTGCACTCATGGGAAGAATCCGTTGCCCTCGCCCGGGCGCAACTCCAGGGCGGGATAATCTCCAGGCTCGATGTGGATCAGTTCGAGGCTGAACGCGCACGCGCGGCCACCAGGTTGGCGGAACTGGAACGGCAGAGAGTTCAAAAGGAAAACGAACTGAGCGTGCTGCTGGGTAAGAACCCGGTACCGGTGGCGCGCGGCCGTATGCTGACAGAGCAGTTGATGCCGCCGCAAGTGCCGGCAGGCCTTCCTTCCGAGCTTTTGCAGCGGCGCCCTGATATTCTACAAGCCGAGCAGACGCTTGCCGCGGCAACCGCCAGAATCGGCATGGCCAAGGCGGCGCGGTTTCCCAAGCTCACGATAACGGGCTTTCTGGGCGTGGCCAGCCCCGCCCTATCCAATCTCCTGCTCTCCGGCAGTGAGTTCGGCGTAGGAGGACTTGGACTGGCAGGCCCTCTGCTCAATGCGCAAAGCCTCGGATTCGAGCAGCGCGCGACAGAAGCCCAGGCACGGCAGGTGCTGGCCCAATATGAGCAAACCATCCTGCTGGCGTTCAAGGAGGTGGAAGACTCGCTGGTGGCGGTCCGAACCTTCAATGACCAGCGCAAGTCGCAAGAGGATCAGGTGAACTCGCTGCGCTCGGCGCTCAATGTGGCCAACCTGCGCTACCAGGGCGGCATTACCAGCTATGTCGATGTCTTGCTTGCCAAACGCAATCTGTTCGATGCCGAATTCGCCCTCACCTCCACCCACCGCTTCCACCTGGTATCAGTCGTCCAACTCTACAAGGCCCTCGGCGGCGGCTGGGCAACACAGTGA